The Thermosynechococcus sp. HN-54 DNA segment TTGAGCAGATAGGCACCTACACAACCTTAGAGACGCTGCTGGCTGAATCCGACATTGTCACGCTCCATTGCCCCCTTCTCCCAGAAAATGAACACATGATCAATGCGACCACGATCGCTCAAATGAAGCGCGGTGTCATGTTGATCAATACCAGTCGCGGCAAACTAGTGGACACCAAAGCAGTGATTGAGGGCATTAAAAGCGGCCAAATTGGTTATCTGGGCATTGATGTTTATGAAGAGGAAGACTCTCTCTTTTTCCAAGACCTCTCGGACACAATCATTCAAGATGACACCTTCCAACTCCTGCAATCTTTCCCCAATGTAGTGATTACTGCCCACCAAGCCTTCTTTACCCGCAATGCCCTCAATGACATTGCCCGTACCACGATTGAAAATTTGACCTGTTTTGAGAAAGGCCGACCGCTGCTTAACGAAGTCAAACAGCCCTAATACTTAGGCTAAACGGTGATGGTCATGAGGTTTCTAGGAAACAGATCCGCTATAGTAGCGATCGCGTTTATTTCAGGAAAAAATCATGGGGCGTGCAGAAAAAGTTATATTGGCCTATTCGGGCGGGGTGGATACCTCCGTGTGTATTCCCTACCTCAAACATGAGTGGGGGGTTAAGGAAGTTATTACCCTTGCGGCTGATTTGGGACAGGGGGATGAACTGGAACCCATTCGCCAAAAAGCCCTTGATGCTGGGGCTAGTGTGTCTTTGGTGGCCGATGCCAAAGCGGAATTTATTCGCGATTATGCCTTTCCGGCCATTCAAGCCAATGCCCTCTACGAGAATCGCTATCCCCTCTCGACGGCTCTTGCTCGCCCCTTGATTGCCAAGCTCTTGGTGGATGCAGCTGCCGAATACGGCGCCGATGCCGTTGCCCACGGCTGTACAGGGAAAGGGAATGATCAAGTCCGCTTTGATGTGGCGATCGCTGCTCTGAATCCCAACCTCAAGGTCTTGGCCCCTGCTCGCGAATGGGGGATGAGCCGTGAAGAAACGATTGCCTACGGCGAACGCTTTGGCATTCCTGCCCCTGTGAAAAAATCGTCCCCCTACAGTATTGACCGCAATCTTTTGGGACGCAGTATTGAAGCAGGCCCTCTTGAGGATCCGTGGATTGAACCTCTTGAGGAAGTCTATTTGATGACCCAAGCCATTGAAAACACCCCCAACTCACCGGAGTATGTGGAGATTGGCTTTGAGGCAGGGATTCCCGTTAGTTTGGATGGCCGCGCCCTCGATCCAGTGACGTTGGTGAGTGAACTCAATGAGCGAGTGGGTCGCCATGGGTTTGGTCGCATTGACATGATTGAAAATCGCCTCGTCGGCATTAAATCCCGCGAAATTTACGAAGCGCCGGCCCTGTTGGTATTGATTGATGCCCACCGTGACCTCGAAAGCTTGACCTTAACGGCCGATGTCACCCAGTACAAGCGGGGCATTGAGGAGACCTACAGCCGCTTGGTCTATAACGGCCTCTGGTACAGCCCCCTCAAACAAGCCCTTGATGCCTTTATCCAACAGACACAGCAGCGGGTCACGGGAACAGTGCGCGTCAAGCTCTTTAAGGGAACTGCGCGGGTGGTGGGGCGACAGTCTCCCTATTCCCTCTATACCCCAGACTTAGCCACCTATGGCGCTGAGGATCAATTTGATCACAAGGCCGCCGAGGGCTTTATCTACGTGTGGGGGCTACCCACCCGTGTCTGGGCGGAGAAACTGCGTCAGAGCTAATCGGGGGCTTCGACAATACACCACTCATGGAGTTCGTAGTGGACACACTGGTGTTGGACGAGGGGATCGCGGGCAACAATTTCCTCAGCGGCTTGGCGAGAATCGGCGTGAAACAACAACATGCCACCCCCTCGCTCAGCCCAGTATCCCGTGCGGGCTTGATGCCCTGCGGCAATAAGGGAGCGCACATAGGCGCGATGGGCACCAACGTGTTGATCAAATGTGGCCTTGTCCACAATGCCGCGTTCAATTTTGACA contains these protein-coding regions:
- a CDS encoding argininosuccinate synthase; translated protein: MGRAEKVILAYSGGVDTSVCIPYLKHEWGVKEVITLAADLGQGDELEPIRQKALDAGASVSLVADAKAEFIRDYAFPAIQANALYENRYPLSTALARPLIAKLLVDAAAEYGADAVAHGCTGKGNDQVRFDVAIAALNPNLKVLAPAREWGMSREETIAYGERFGIPAPVKKSSPYSIDRNLLGRSIEAGPLEDPWIEPLEEVYLMTQAIENTPNSPEYVEIGFEAGIPVSLDGRALDPVTLVSELNERVGRHGFGRIDMIENRLVGIKSREIYEAPALLVLIDAHRDLESLTLTADVTQYKRGIEETYSRLVYNGLWYSPLKQALDAFIQQTQQRVTGTVRVKLFKGTARVVGRQSPYSLYTPDLATYGAEDQFDHKAAEGFIYVWGLPTRVWAEKLRQS
- a CDS encoding YciI family protein, yielding MPWFVKIERGIVDKATFDQHVGAHRAYVRSLIAAGHQARTGYWAERGGGMLLFHADSRQAAEEIVARDPLVQHQCVHYELHEWCIVEAPD